The sequence GATCTAACCTTCACAAATACTCCCAGCAGCTGTACGTGGAATCTTCTACCTTTTCAGCTTGGTGGTAGCCACCATTTTCCAATCTTAATAGAGTTCTAAAGTTAGTATTAACAATCCCAAATTTCTGGCTAAAAAGAAGCTTCTAAATGCCTTAGGGGATATTtcctttgatccatcttttaaaatgattgaaaacaAACTTCAAGAAGAAATATGTGCTGCCACCTTCCGTTGGTCTGAGAAATGCAAACCAAAGACTTGGTGGAATGAGGGACTAGCCAAGTCCTATCGtctacttgttgctgctttcaaAAAAGCTAGACACTACCCATCTCCGTAAATTTGGAGTTAGCTTTGGAACGCAAGAAGGTGTGTCAAGCTGAAGTAAAAGAggccaaaaaagaaaattttgaggaaaaaattgtaattcaaATTCGAGAGATGCGTGGAGTTTTGTAAAATGCCTCAGAGCTGTAAATGGCTATCCTGAGATTCTAAGTGGAAGTCAGACAATAATGATGTGTACCTTAAGCATTTGAAATCACATGTACCACCTTACTCTGTTGCCTGGCAGGAATTACCCAATACAACTCCTGTATTCAGTATGATGAACTGGTCACGGTGCTTAATGCCAAAAAACGGCGCTCAGCAGGAGGCTGTGATGGAATAACCTATGACATGATTCGCGCTCTCTCTGACAAAAGCTTATGCAACCTTTTAACAGCTCTAAATGATGCttttcccatggcagccggttctacgttaccggaatgactcgggtttttcccgaccaaggactgccgccccagtaaactagtcctggctagtgtaccgtatcccatTCCCAATcattcgtcacaggagcaatcccTTGCAGCACGTTTGCTTCTCTTCAGGGCTGGtgtcgaacccaaccccggaccaGAGGTATTTCACTGCTGcatctgccacaaacggctccacccgaattccgcctcggttaggtgcaacaagTGAAACGGGTGGTGCCATTTTAAGACCTGTTCAGTTCTTAAGactcatagggagtggtcctcaaggtatgtggccacgtgttgctcccgccatcaGGCAGACCCTGCCTCAACGTCGCTACCGCCTTCAGTGCCGGCACTTCAAACTGCCGCCACCAATAACACCTCAACGGTAAGGAACCCTCATATGCAAAACAACTGCTCCAacgacccacaaccctcctgctcctatccCAGTgtggggacaaaccagcagctcttggtcccccgaaTGCTGTTATCGGAGttcaaccaccaccaatcgcagacgaagagctccaacttccccgagagtcccgcgtaaccttggcacaattaccccctggatattgtagcaggttaaattcctacttatccagaatcgaccccgaaatactaaacatatgtccagcatatgAATGCACCCCGCACgtcactaaccaccttttcacatgaccTATTAACcccactcatctaacaaccctctccctctggacccaacccgtcgaaacagctagtttcttgggcctaccgttagatgagctagacgaagacggccggtgattacgctacactgacagggcaaaggtactgctacaacaacaacaacaacatgattTTCTTGCAAATAATATTAGAAAATCGTGGAGATGTATTAAGATTTTTCCCATTCCAAAAAAAGATAAGTACCTCACAGACTTCAACAATTTTAGACCTATTTCCTTGATTTCAGTCATGTTAAAGTTAATTAACCAAATGCTCAAGCTAAGAATAACCGATGCATTTGATGGGAGTCGCGCCCTCCCCAGGAACTCTTTTGCCTACAAGAAGGATAGATCGGCTGCTATGTGCATTAATCAATTACAACATGAAATTGCTATACGGAAAAACAGAGGTCTTAAGGTTATACCTCCTTCTTTGGATATATGATAGAAAATACCTATAACTGTGTAAGGGTTACTCTGTTAGTTGATATACTCAGAATAAAAGGCATAGACGAGCATTATACGTCCTGGATTGCGAATTTCCTATCCAATAGAATCCTAAAAATTGATACGGATTCGGTTGTTGTAAATGACGGCTTACCCCAACGTAGCTGTTTATCGCCTATGCTTTTTAATGTCTATACAGCTAAGTTGCACGATATTCAGCATGATTGTACCTCTATCTATCAATTTGCGGATGATTTTACATTGCCTCATATCATAGAGATTTTGATTGGCTGAGGTCAATCTCCATAGTAAAGTTTGATAGTTTAACCTTCTGGCAAATACGTTAAATCTGTCCTTCAACCTTGAGAAATGCAACCTGATGTATGTTGCACAGGGAAACCGTAAAACTCTGAACAATAATTTTGACAGTAGGAGAAGTTTAGGGGTTCCTCCAGTTACACCAGTTCCCTTGCTGTATGCTGTTGCCTATGAGTTACCACTCACTGAAAGATCTCTTTGGCTTACTGCCAAAGAAAtcttgaaattaaaacaaacaaattctaGCATTTACAAAATGATTGAAAACTCTGCAGAGGTTAAATCCATTTATAcctttgttttcaaaaagtttgaGGAGATTTTTGTGAATACCAATGTCAACTTAATGACTGTAAACTGTCAAAACTTGGTGGTGATAGATGACTGCTTGTCTAGAGCTAAAAGCAAATTTTCTAATCAAGAAAGTAAAGctatttttgctgaaaaatcGATGGACGCAAGCTTGCATTCGATTAAAATAGAAATGCGAACCTCCTCCACTTTTGGTGACTTGTGAGCCTTAGATATTGCGAAAGAATGCAAAATGAGTAAGATCTGTATTTTTACTGATAGTCTGAGTTCATGTCAAGCAAGCTCCAACAACTGCTGTGTTACTCTTTTTAAACAAAAGGTAAATGAATGTGGTTTTGATAGTGTTCGGGCTATTTGGTCGACTGGACATGTTGGTATTCCAATAAATGAAAGAGCCGGTGCTAttgcaaaaaaagctgtttgctaCGGCTCAATATTGAGCGTAGAATTAACTTTTGAAGAGGCGCTCAGAATTATACGAAATTCAATATTCAGGGACTGGTATGATGGCTTTCGttcattttcagaagaaaaatcAAACCTTTTTGTCAAACTGCATGAATGCTTGCCGACAAAACCTTGGTTTTATAAAGCTTCCTTTGAtgtcaaaattatcaaaatagtAAATAGAATACTTGTAGGATGTACTTATGACAGCGTATATTTGTACAAAATAGAGGACAATAACACTGATCTTTGTACGTGCGGTGAAATTAACTCTTACGTTCAAAGAATCTTTAACTGTCCACTCCTTGATCACATCAAAACAAATTACAGCTATTTTGATTCATACACGGACCTTGTTtccatatttaaaaacaatgaagTCTTCaagtcttttatttcatttcttagtGCTGCCAACCCTTCCTTTTAAATAATgtcactctcaaaactttgatGCACCAGAGCACTTAGTTTTACATAACAAAAATAGGTATTTTTCAATACCAAACGTTAAACACCCTGAGTTTTTGTGGATGTAAAATCCCGCCAAACACtccttaaatttcaaaaaaaagaaaaaaaaaatgttagagaGTATTTTTAGCTGGTACAAACTGCAACCTTAAACCTAAGGATTGTTGACGTGCTCTGATTTGTTTAAACTTAACTTTATTTAAAGCAGATGGTGTGTCGGAATTTAAGTTGATGTTGAATAATAaaagatgtttttgttttacagatATACAAAGGCAATGAAATTGGTGCTTTGCTTGGGTGGTGGGCCATGTTTTTGTATAAAGAGAAAAATCCCAATGGTGACCTTAGAAATTGCTGGATGATTGCGAGCACCGTTAGCTCCAAGATACTTAGAGCCATCGGCAGAAAAGAAGGTTTTAATTTTACGGAAACATTAACAGGCTTTAAATGGATGGCCAATGAAGCTGATCGATTAATGAAAAATGGTAAAACAGTACTCTTCTCATTCGAAGAATCTATTGGCTTTATGTTTGGCACAAACGTACTGGATAAAGATGGTGTGAGTGCCGCATGTCAACTTGTAACAATGGCCAACTATTTAAGAGCTGTTGAAGGTATTTCCCTCGACGAGAAGTTAAACGGAATTTACAATGAGTATGGTTTCCATTACAACAATGCATCCTATTACTTCTGTTATGAACCTCCAGTAATTATAAAGATTTTCGAGCGTTTGCGTAATTTTACTGGTGATCAGAAAACATATCCTTCTTCGATACTTGAGGggaaatataaaatcaaatatgtGCGAGATTTAACAAACGGTAAGCTTGGAAAATTATTAGGGATTTGAGCTGGCTAATAGTGTGGGGAAATGCATGACTTTTTTTGACCGCCTAGGAATTCTTTGAAATTACGTTCTTGATGATATTGTATTGTAAATTACTAGGCCTATGAGTTAGCTAGACGGAGAGTCCGTGTCCGATAGGCAATCACGGGGTGATACTTGATATTACTTCGAGTCGGCTTCGTAGCACTTGTCTGGAGAATGAGGTAGACTTATTTCAGAATCTTCATAGCTGTTCTGCTCTCGGCGGGTTAAGGGCACTTGGCTCTCACTTTTGCTCTCACTGCGGATATAGCAGGCTTAGATATTACTCAACGTTTATCAAAGCCGTAAATAGTTATCGTTCATCTCCCTCTTTTTTCTCTCTTCTCttcttgaaatttaatttctcgTCCAAGTGAAACCTCATGTGCAACCAAATCACCTAGACTATCCGCGCAgtttataaaatctattttaaataatttttgttaagttttttgaaaagcttATACCCTAATGCTAGGTATGATCAAGTATACATATATCAGATATGGCTTAATCGATTCCTTCCGCCATTCTGGTATACAAGAATCTGTAACTATTTTGATTTCCTGATGCTATAAGTAACAAACGAACGGGTCCAAAAACTAAGTACTGAATTCGGACCAGACCAACTTTCATATATCCACGcctattttagtaaaatttaatttgggttgAGTGTTTGGAGACAAACAATTTCATAGACAATGGGAATTATAGCTAATGTGGTCAAGACTTATGCTATATGCTATATATCTACCGTGCGCACGGAGGAACGGACGAGCCGACGGACACAGACATGACACAGGACTATGTCGACTATGTAAATATATCTCGATTGCTGTCAGCTGTTACATACATCCTTCATTTTGTAGGTGCTTAAAAAAtccgtatttatttttattaggtgTGGATACAGAACAGCCCGATGGAAATGCTATTTTGCCAGTAAGCGCAAGCAGCCAAATGATCACCTTCACATTTGAAAATGGGTTGGTCATAACATTGCGCACAAGTGGTACCGAGCCCAAAATAAAGTATTATGCTGAAATGTGTGCGCAACCAGGACAATCTGACTTTGAAGGACTAACTAATACTACGAATGAGATGGTTTCAGCTATTGTAGAAGAATTCTTACAGCCAAATGTGAACAACCTAAAACCAAAATCCGATTGAGAAGCGTTGGTTGTTAAAGTATCCATTACCTaaagtaatttattaattacgTATATACCAATAGCACTGCCTACCGATATAtactggcaatggcaaacacactaaagtaaaacaaacaaactggCTTAAAAAGCTTACCAATTTAATAATAGTTGATGAAGAGGTTCAGAAACtgagcaaaataataaaaaacagtggGTAATACCTGAAAATACCTaagcgtaatttttttttttttggctagtGTATTATTTATGTATCTGCTATTGTGCATAAAAGACATGCAGCAATAAATGTTCATCAATATTTTACGCAtaatatagtttaaaaaactgcaCAAGCCGGTAGCAGTTAGCAAACCAATATAATTTCGAGACTCGTATACGTTTGACAACTctcctacatacatatagtttGACAGCTTTGTATCAGCTGTGCTCCTTTCGCTGCACTCGCTATGCAACCCTAGTTGTACACACTTTCTTAAGGAAACCGTGCGCTGAGTTTGGGACAAGTGAACTATCAACGGTTTGTGCGGTGAAGTTAAAGATTTAATACTaaaacattattattttacttacgATCCGCCGTTCTTAAAATCAAAATACAGTTAATCATGTATTTAGCAGTTTTCTTTTCGTGATTGATTGAAAGTCATTAACTTTTGCTTGTTAAACTGCAACGTAAGTAAAAGTGCGACGCAACATTACAACTCGTTGCAATTATGATGGAACTGAATGCGAATACGTACGACGTTGATCTGGAGGATGGAGAGGTACGAAACATATCTTTTATACaacttttcttattattttcaatgtatTTATGACTATGCTACTGATTACTTGCAGCTGTCTGCTAGTTCAGATGACTATACACCATTACAACGCCCAAGCACATTGTCAGTCAACACATCGGTTGCCCTTGATGGCGCTGCTACGATTGCGGAACAATGTAGTCCATTGGCAACTTGTCACGATATGCAACGTGCATTAGAGGAAGATGAATTAGAGGATTCACATGGCAGTAGCGGTGATTCGTCGTCAAGTGAATCTTCCGATGCATGTCTAAAGAAACTATCGACAACTTCTGCACATGATGGATCAGCTGATGCGCATGCACAACGTAAGCGTCGGAAACGTGTACGCCGTACAGTGATGGTACGTATACCTCCTTCTACCATGGAAACGCAAGAAAAGCGTGCACGCTTCAAGAAGTATAATAATTGGACGGCAGCACTGCAAGAAGAGGCGCTAACCGAAAACATGCGCAGCTGCGAAGTAGCGCGGTCAAATAGCGCTATTAGTGATCGtaatgttgaaaattatgattttacGCTACATAGACGTTTGAACGGTAATTGTCTTAAGCGACGACTTTCCAATTCTACTGATGACTTTTCTGATAATGAGTTAATGCCTGTGGCGAAACGAGGACGCTGTGCAAGTGAAGCGGCCGCACATCGTCGTTCGGTAAAAAGTCGTTTAGGGTATCGATCACGTACTCTGAGGGGAAGACGGGGCTCATCACCTACCAGCGGCTCAGATACCTCTTGCGAACCACGACACATACTTGACTTGGAGCCTTTAGAAGGGCGTGATCAAACTGATGTTGCGCGCGAAATGGCTAATAAATTGCACGAGGAGAAAGATGAATTATTGGGTacataaaaattacttttagatTTCAGGGTTGAGCCttcatatttgtatattttttctctaGTACGGGTTGTAGATGTTTTGGGAACTAAattgccgattgaaatttataaagaaaCGCAGCGTATAGAGTTGGATGGTGGTATGATGATAATGGTTAGTTCGCATTTCAATATGATATTTAAACATGGAATAACGAAAGTaaacaatataaattattatttttttccagaaTGGCAAACGCCGACGTACACCGGGTGGAATAttcttgtttttattgaaaaatcatGAAAGCTTAACGTTAGAGGAACACAAAGCTATATTTTCCCAAGATCGGCAAATAACTAACAAATGGCGGAGAGAAATGGAAACGCTTTCGCGTGATCGCAAAGTAGAAGAGTTGAAAAAACGTTTAAGTGAGCAGGAAAAAGACTTGCCCGCTCTTAGTTCTAGAAAGGAGCATTTTTTGCTTGGATCAGATTTGGAAAACCAATCAGGAAACTGTAAATGAAAGCTAACTGTaatctataatattttataacataTTGCTTTCTGTTGCAGTATCTAATCCACCGCCTTCACCAGTGGGTAATGAACAAAGTCCAGATTATAAAGCTCATGCCATTAATCATGTACCATCTGATGCCGACAGCGATGCTATTCCTGATAAGCCATCAACTTCGGCATCGGCATTAGCGGCCTTAACATCTCCATCAAAGGATTTAGTTGGTTATGATGATGATTTTATCGATGTTACTGGCGGTGAAATGGATTTATTTTGAAGAAGAATATTTACTTTCCACTGAAGTACAGTAAGAGAGCATgaaagttgaaaggaattcattACCATTATTAAAACaacgtaaatatatgtatataaaatacttttatacaTAACATACCATATATAACATAAGCACATACATCGGAAATGTAAACAACTGCTAAAGAAATTCGTAttgttccataaaaaaaattggtagaaCTTTGATGCACAACGAGGGCATGcaaacttatatataaaatattgaaaaaaccaaCAGGCGTAAGCAGCTATTCCCTTTCGAATAGCTTTAATGCCTACAACTGTCTACACGCAGCggaatgtaaata is a genomic window of Anastrepha ludens isolate Willacy chromosome 6, idAnaLude1.1, whole genome shotgun sequence containing:
- the LOC128866893 gene encoding phosphorylated adapter RNA export protein, giving the protein MMELNANTYDVDLEDGELSASSDDYTPLQRPSTLSVNTSVALDGAATIAEQCSPLATCHDMQRALEEDELEDSHGSSGDSSSSESSDACLKKLSTTSAHDGSADAHAQRKRRKRVRRTVMVRIPPSTMETQEKRARFKKYNNWTAALQEEALTENMRSCEVARSNSAISDRNVENYDFTLHRRLNGNCLKRRLSNSTDDFSDNELMPVAKRGRCASEAAAHRRSVKSRLGYRSRTLRGRRGSSPTSGSDTSCEPRHILDLEPLEGRDQTDVAREMANKLHEEKDELLVRVVDVLGTKLPIEIYKETQRIELDGGMMIMNGKRRRTPGGIFLFLLKNHESLTLEEHKAIFSQDRQITNKWRREMETLSRDRKVEELKKRLSEQEKDLPALSSRKEHFLLGSDLENQSGNLSNPPPSPVGNEQSPDYKAHAINHVPSDADSDAIPDKPSTSASALAALTSPSKDLVGYDDDFIDVTGGEMDLF